Proteins encoded together in one Juglans regia cultivar Chandler chromosome 9, Walnut 2.0, whole genome shotgun sequence window:
- the LOC108991564 gene encoding protein FAR1-RELATED SEQUENCE 5-like: MDIDDEGRLKNVFWADPHSRATYQDFGDVVTFDTTYLTNRYRMPFAPFVGVNHHGQSIFLGAGLISSEDTETFVWLFETWLQCMDGIASKAIITDQNRAMKNAIAIVFPKTRHRFCLWHILKKVPEKLGSYSSYKTGMKNALMKCVYDTQLVDEFEKCWDQLINTYNLHANAWLQSLYVEHEHWIENENLADFQSFNATIPCISRSPIEKRFQELYTNAKFKEVQQQVHDIIDLNPKLHKSDGAVKTYMVEDEVCLEEFTKLVTHFVDFSDKDAVAKCSCGLFEMRGILCRHILAVFRCNDIKFLPEIYSLDRWRKDIKRRYTLIHSSYDGGDQRADASRYSNLLNICYQMITHAAGSQEHTEDARTKLYAMIELYRANQEPPSMTQIGSNIDSMVKDTTVDGSREVRSPRVVRGKGRPPSLRRASRMEIDMRKAKAKTKKVQANGKRKERDGGHTEVVDRGDTPIVEAIPERESVAVDVIGTEPRETVMQSQESLSGS, encoded by the exons ATGGATATAGATGATGAGGGGAGGTTAAAGAACGTCTTCTGGGCAGACCCCCATAGTAGAGCAACGTACCAAGATTTTGGTGACgtggtcacattcgacaccacatacctAACGAATCGATATAggatgccctttgcaccatttgttggtgtaaaccaccatggacaGTCAATTTTTTTGGGGGCAGGCCtgatttccagtgaggataccgagacctttgtgtggttattcGAGACATGGTTGCAATGCATGGATGGTATTGCTTCGAAGGCTATTATCACTGATCAGAAtagagcgatgaaaaatgcGATCGCAATTGTTTTCCCAAAAACCCGGCATAGATTTTGTCTTTGGCATATACTAAAGAAAGTCCCCGAGAAGCTTGGCTCATATAGTTCGTACAAAACTGGGATGAAGAAtgcattgatgaaatgtgtCTACGACACCCAACttgttgatgagtttgagaaatgttgggatcAGTTGATTAACACTTACAACTTACATGCGAATGCGTGGTTGCAAAGCCTATATGTGGAGCATGAACATTGG attgagaatgaaaatcttGCGGACTTCCAGTCATTTAATGCCACAATCCcctgcatatctagatctccgATTGAAAAGAggtttcaagagttgtacacgaATGCTAAATTTAAGGAAGTTCAGCAACAAGTCCACGACATCATTGACTTGAATCCAAAGTTACATAAAAGTGATGGTGCAGTAAAAACATATATGGTAGAGGATGAAGTTTGTTTAGAAGAGTTCACTAAGCTGGTTACCCATTTTGTGGACTTTAGTGACAAAGATGCAGTTGCAAAGTGCTCTTGTGGATTATTTGAGATGAGGGGGATATTATGTCGGCATATTTTGGCCGTATTCAGATGTAACGATATTAAATTTTTGCCAGAAATCTACAGtttagatcgatggaggaaggatattAAAAGGCGATACACATTAATCCACAGTAGCTACGATGGAGGGGACCAGCGGGCAGATGCTAGTAGATATTCAAATCTTTTAAATATCTGTTATCAGATGATTACTCACGCAGCGGGTTCGCAAGAGCATACTGAGGATGCGAGAACTaagttatatgcaatgattgaATTGTATCGTGCCAATCAAGAACCCCCATCGATGACTCAAATTGGTTCCAATATTGATAGTATGGTAAAGGACACTACGGTCGATGGTTCTAGGGAAGTACGTAGTCCGCGTGTTGTGCGAGGCAAAGGCAGACCTCCATCTCTAaggagagcatccaggatggagataGACATGCGGAAAGCTAAAGCAAAGACTAAGAAAGTACAAGCAAACGGGAAGCGTAAAGag AGGGATGGAGGACATACCGAAGTCGTGGATAGAGGAGATACACCGATCGTAGAA GCTATTCCAGAAAGAGAAAGCGTGGCTGTAGACGTTATTGGAACCGAACCCCGAGAAACAGTGATGCAGAGTCAAGAAAGCTTAAGTGGTtcatag